The following proteins come from a genomic window of Hypanus sabinus isolate sHypSab1 chromosome 9, sHypSab1.hap1, whole genome shotgun sequence:
- the LOC132400120 gene encoding ribonuclease HI-like — MGWAVVKETGEELASGALPEVCSAQLVELVALIEALNYSKGRQANIHPDNRYFFKVVNDYLMAWARRGFESSTGAGIQHGHLIYQLLEAESLPAEVAVIKVKACQKRKSKEQKGNERAGVSVKKAAEQQEPVQIAGIQEETMEASLVKSY; from the coding sequence ATGGGGTGGGCTGTGGTGAAGGAAACAGGTGAAGAATTAGCTTCAGGAGCTCTGCCAGAGGTCTGCTCAGCTCAGCTGGTGGAACTAGTGGCCCTGATAGAAGCACTGAACTACAGTAAAGGCAGACAAGCAAATATACATCCAGACAACCGGTATTTCTTCAAGGTGGTGAATGACTATTTGATGGCATGGGCACGACGAGGATTTGAATCCTCAACAGGGGCAGGTATTCAGCACGGGCACTTAATATACCAACTGctggaagcagagagtctgccaGCAGAGGTGGCAGTAATTAAGGTAAAAGCTTGCCAGAAAAGGAAGAGTAAGGAACAGAAAGGAAATGAGCGGGCGGGCGTTTCTGTGAAGAAGGCAGCAGAGCAGCAAGAGCCAGTTCAAATTGCAGGTATACAGGAAGAAACGATGGAAGCCAGTTTAGTAAAATCATATTAA